In Perca fluviatilis chromosome 18, GENO_Pfluv_1.0, whole genome shotgun sequence, one genomic interval encodes:
- the heca gene encoding headcase protein homolog has product MPNQKNNKGKKSKRTNSSGDEQENGACAAATGGAAAASAAAAPRHERSSEVQCATPLGCSLVRPINMEKDDYQRVLCNSELCPYGNWMHLQCFYEWESSILVQFNCIGRARSWNEKQCRQNMWTKKGYDLAFRFCSCRCGQGHLKKDTDWYQVKRAQDDRKKKPSERSTGRNGSSGGAAGPGDGLFEEPKRSKPPGAGGGGGGGGKLPHRASSQELPRRQSMDRQNSTERGAAAGGFPAGGPFSLGPPQKSPCDSPGQSPPTGFPFSPTAVLGAAAGGAGLRGSRQLGEFLKSAVHMDPQRKHLLVGGALGRGGGCSMGASGGGAHLDPGSVIPLPLSFALPLHHRLTSGSVGDGAHSPPVQFLRRLDLSELLTHVPRHKLNTYHVRMEDDAQAGQGEELRRFILSALSASQRNVVNCALCHRALPVFEQFPLVDGTLFLSPSRHDEIEYDVPCHLQGRLMHLYAICVDCLEGVHKIVCIKCKSRWDGSWHQLGTMYTYDILAASPCCQARLNCKHCGKPVVDVRVGMQYFSEYSNVQQCPHCGNLDYHFVKPFSSYKVLEAY; this is encoded by the exons ATGCCCAACCAGAAGAACAACAAGGGAAAGAAAAGCAAACGCACTAACAGTAGCGGAGATGAGCAGGAAAATGGAGCCTGTGCGGCCGCAACAGGAGGCGCGGCCGCTGCCTCGGCGGCTGCTGCACCCAGACACGAGCGCTCAAGTG AGGTCCAGTGTGCGACCCCACTCGGCTGCAGCTTGGTCCGCCCCATCAACATGGAGAAGGACGACTACCAGCGGGTGCTCTGCAACAGCGAGCTCTGCCCTTACGGCAACTGGATGCATCTGCAGTGTTTCTACGAGTGGGAGAGCTCCATCCTCGTCCAGTTCAACTGCATCGGCCGTGCGCGGTCCTGGAACGAGAAGCAGTGCCGGCAGAACATGTGGACCAAGAAGGGCTACGACCTGGCCTTCAGGTTCTGCTCCTGCCGCTGCGGCCAGGGCCATCTAAAAAAAGACACCGACTGGTATCAGGTGAAACGAGCGCAGGATGACCGCAAGAAGAAGCCATCTGAGAGGAGCACGGGCAGGAATGGGTCCAGTGGAGGGGCTGCGGGGCCCGGGGACGGGCTTTTTGAAGAGCCCAAGAGAAGCAAGCCAccaggagcaggaggaggaggaggaggaggaggtaaaCTACCCCACAGAGCCTCTAGTCAGGAGTTACCTCGGAGACAATCAATGGACCGTCAGAActctacagagagaggagcagcagcaggaggattCCCTGCAGGAGGACCCTTTTCTCTGGGGCCTCCTCAGAAGTCTCCATGTGACTCCCCGGGACAGTCTCCTCCAACTGGCTTCCCTTTCTCCCCCACCGCTGTCCTcggagcagcagcaggaggagcaggTTTGCGAGGTTCCCGTCAGCTGGGAGAGTTCCTCAAATCAGCCGTCCACATGGACCCGCAGAGGAAACACCTGCTGGTCGGGGGAGCTCTCGGTCGAGGCGGCGGCTGCTCGATGGGAGCCTCCGGCGGCGGAGCTCACCTCGACCCCGGGTCTGTAATCCCCCTGCCGCTGTCCTTCGCCCTCCCGCTCCACCACCGGCTCACCTCCGGCAGTGTGGGTGACGGCGCCCACTCTCCCCCAGTGCAGTTCCTGAGGAGGCTGGACCTCTCGGAGCTCCTCACCCACGTCCCTCGACATAAGCTCAACACCTACCACGTCCGCATGGAGGACGATGCCCAGGCAGGCCAGGGAGAAGAGCTGCGCag GTTTATCCTGTCAGCCCTCAGTGCGAGCCAGAGAAACGTGGTCAACTGTGCGCTGTGCCACAGAGCGCTGCCTGTGTTTGAACAGTTTCCTTTGGTGGACGGGACCCTGTTTCTCAGCCCTTCACGCCACGACGAGATTGAGTATGACGTCCCATGCCACCTTCAAG GCAGGTTAATGCACCTCTACGCCATATGTGTGGACTGTCTAGAAGGCGTCCACAAGATTGTCTGCATCAAGTGCAAGTCACGCTGGGATGGGAGCTGGCACCAACTGGGCACCATGTACACCTACGATATACTGGCTGCTTCACCGTGCTGCCAG gcTCGTCTCAACTGTAAGCACTGCGGGAAGCCGGTGGTGGACGTCCGAGTCGGGATGCAGTATTTCTCTGAGTACAGCAACGTCCAGCAATGCCCTCACTGCGGCAACCTGGACTATCACTTTGTTAAACCTTTCTCCTCCTACAAAGTACTCGAAGCTTATTGA
- the LOC120546493 gene encoding adhesion G-protein coupled receptor G6-like: protein MGWITWVSFVGLLWIYPLCHLAKKTSDDPNTCLTTKKTNFVVVDNFNGFITAKNYSNLTTDCIVFLQKNETRQNKYNQTQKWPQIMKEQFSYFVRISKWHINQNLYLYVLEGRCNASLSGFKEVNNQSRVLTCVFNYTVTDSCQIRCLDTANVCQHSKFDENNCREIVLPVTDRYIINITATKNNCVNCNNPVKQPNEKIQLNVTIDIKGDKLDAAQATKIMNKVSGLVTSMTGSSAAVTVAEGVTGVVVRETKPADVQEVSIAYRSSNDSMSIIENKETLATFSRSVTVSKEAFVKASLNVTIPFASVIRFLNLASDMKNSTVLGNEVLAIEMGTTITNLTDKMQINFWNMTYKGIPSCQSWNGEGSQPNWTDDGCLTIHDGQNISCECSHLTFFAVLMSPLNETISSSDLNNLTIITQVGCGLSMFFLCIVLFMHFLLRRTKASNATRILIHLVSAMFLLNFTFLINNVVANLNSSVACKIMAALMHYSMLATFTWFAVQAFHLCLQIYTGGQIVISRYILKVSIVSWVLPSVVVIVLLILGKYGEQVIHTSDSEKTVAMCWITDNLVHYVVNIGYYVLVFIFTFTTFIIILSWLFFLKRTRTGQTSTHGKKIVIILGLCCMLGITWGFAFFAYGALRIPSYYIFTVLNSFQGFFLFIYYYNTSHTGDLTSGASGHKNSNSTNTIKTSLSSFENPYTDPPEKK, encoded by the exons ATGGGCTGGATTACTTGGGTTTCGTTTGTTGGCCTTCTGTGGATTTATCCACTTT GTCATTTAGCCAAGAAGACCTCCGATGACCCGAACACATGTCTGACGACCAAAAAGAccaattttgttgttgttgataacTTCAATGGCTTCATCACTGCAAAAAACTATTCGAATCTGA CAACAGATTGCATAGTGTTTCTGCAGAAAAATGAAACTCGACAAAATAAGTATAACC AAACCCAGAAGTGGCCTCAAATAATGAAAGAACAATTTTCTTATTTTGTGCGCATCTCAAAATGGCATATCAATCAGAATCTGTATCTGTATGTCCTGGAAGGGAGGTGCAATGCAAGTTTATCAGGCTTCAAAG AGGTCAACAATCAGTCTCGAGTGTTAACGTGTGTCTTCAATTACACTGTCACAG ACTCTTGCCAGATTAGATGTTTGGATACAGCGAATGTATGCCAACATTCTAAGTTTGATGAAAACAACTGCAGGGAAATAG TTCTCCCGGTCACAGACAGATACATCATCAAcataacagcaacaaaaaacaactgtgTCAACTGTAACAATCCCGTGAAACAGCCCAATGAGAAAATTCAGTTGAATGTAACAATTGACATTAAAGGAGACAAACTCGATGCTGCCCAAGCTAC TAAAATCATGAACAAAGTGTCCGGCCTGGTCACATCCATGACGGGGTCTTCAGCTGCAGTGACTGTGGCAGAAGGAGTTACGGGTGTcgtagtgagagaaacaaagcccGCGGACGTACAGGAAGTCTCCATTGCTTACAGGTCTTCGAATGACAGCATGAGT ATTATTGAAAACAAAGAGACTCTGGCTACATTTTCAAGATCTGTCACAGTGTCAAAAGAAGCGTTCGTTAAAGCTAGTTTGAATGTTACCATACCATTTGCAAGTGTTATCCGATTCCTCAATCTGGCTTCG GATATGAAGAATAGCACTGTTTTAGGTAATGAGGTTTTAGCCATTGAAATGGGAACCACTATCACCAATCTCACAGACAAAATGCAGATAAATTTTTGGAACATGACATac AAAGGAATTCCATCTTGTCAATCATGGAATGGTGAAG GGAGTCAACCAAACTGGACCGATGACGGATGTCTGACAATACATGATGGACAGAACATTTCCTGCGAGTGTTcgcatttgacattttttgctgTCTTAATG AGTCCTCTTAATGAAACCATATCTAGTTCTGACCTGAACAACCTCACCATCATCACCCAAGTTGGCTGTGGATTGTCCATGTTCTTCCTCTGCATAGTCCTCTTCATGCACTTCCTGCTGAG GAGGACCAAGGCCAGCAATGCCACAAGGATTCTCATCCACCTGGTTTCAGCCATGTTCCTGCTTAATTTCACTTTCCTAATCAACAACGTTGTGGCAAATCTGAATAGCTCTGTGGCTTGTAAGATCATGGCGGCTCTCATGCACTACTCCATGTTGGCCACTTTCACTTGGTTTGCTGTGCAGGCCTTCCACCTCTGCTTGCAGATATACACCGGGGGCCAGATTGTAATCAGTCGCTACATACTCAAAGTCTCCATTGTCAGTTGGG TACTACCAAGTGTAGTTGTGATTGTACTGCTCATTTTAGGAAAATATGGTGAACAAGTCATTCACACTAGTGACAGTGAAAAAACCGTGGCCAT GTGCTGGATAACAGACAATTTGGTGCACTACGTTGTTAACATAGGCTACTATGTTTTGGTCTTCATCTTCACCTTCACTACCTTCATCATCATACTGTCCTGGCTGTTCTTTCTCAAGAGAACAAGAACCGGACAAACGAGCACACATGGCAAAAAGATTGTAATCATCCTGGGACTCTGTTGCATGCTGGGTATCACTTGGGGTTTTGCCTTCTTCGCCTACGGTGCCCTCCGGATCCCCTCCTACTACATTTTCACAGTCCTCAATTCTTTCCAAG GTTTCTTCCTGTTCATCTACTACTATAACACCAGCCACACAGGAGACCTAACCAGCGGTGCGAGCGGTCATAAAAACTCAAACAGCACCAACACTATTAAAACCAGCCTGAGCAGCTTTGAGAACCCCTACACTGATCCgccagaaaagaaataa
- the mtif3 gene encoding LOW QUALITY PROTEIN: translation initiation factor IF-3, mitochondrial (The sequence of the model RefSeq protein was modified relative to this genomic sequence to represent the inferred CDS: inserted 2 bases in 1 codon; deleted 1 base in 1 codon), with translation MKKYMAEEGTIYMSMNSHPEIEIVGILMYRTSFVCXIGKQGCVRWMLSHTVRAVCGSSSCGYWTPASRLTICSERSNIIASSWRWSPFSTGGDDTEQTAAPKKKKPDPRGHATISAVGRKIPQREIQVISETGENLGIMHRADVIRVMDEQGLKLVLLSERKDPPVYRLMSGKQIHEEQLKLREKQKAKAAPVQVKELTFSSGIAAHDLSTKMKQVESWLEKKNHVRITLRSGRGGPAVNLDTTLEQIVQQMEVMVGFVSKPKAIRDGQAAMCILRPPSAKELSQKGKNMAAAAQSDDSSSNATESKTSIPPVSNSDTTEGSIQQ, from the exons atgaagaagTACATGGCGGAAGAAGGCacaatatatatgtcaatg aacAGTCACCCTGAGATAGAGATAGTGGGAATATTGATGTACA GAACTTCCTTCGTGTG AATTGGAAAACAAG GTTGTGTGAGGTGGATGCTGAGCCATACAGTGAGAGCTGTGTGTGGTAGCAGCAGCTGTGGCTACTGGACACCAGCATCAAGATTGACCATATGCAGTGAACGATCCAACATCATTGCTTCCTCCTGGAGATGGTCTCCATTCTCCACTGGCGGAGACGACACAGAACAGACTGCCgctccaaagaaaaaaaagccagaTCCCCGAGGTCATGCCACAATCAGCGCAGTCGGCCGTAAGATCCCGCAGCGTGAGATACAGGTGATAAGCGAGACAGGCGAGAACCTGGGCATCATGCACCGCGCAGATGTGATCAGAGTCATGGACGAGCAGGGTCTCAAATTGGTGCTGCTCAGTGAACGCAAAGATCCTCCCGTCTACCGGCTGATGAGCGGCAAACAGATCCATGAAGAGCAGCTGAAACTGCGGGAGAAGCAGAAAGCAAAAGCAG CCCCCGTGCAGGTGAAGGAGCTCACCTTTTCATCCGGCATCGCAGCTCATGATCTCTCAACCAAGATGAAACAAGTGGAGAGTTGGCTGGAGAAGAAGAACCATGTTAGAATTACTTTGCGATCAGGGCGCGGCGGACCTGCAGTCAACCTG GACACAACTCTGGAGCAGATAGTGCAACAAATGGAGGTGATGGTGGGATTTGTTTCTAAGCCAAAAGCCATACGGGACGGTCAAGCAGCCATGTGCATCCTCCGACCACCTTCAGCAAAGGAACTGTCACAAAAAGGGAAGAACATGGCCGCAGCTGCGCAGTCCGACGACTCAAGTTCGAACGCCACCGAGAGCAAAACATCCATTCCTCCCGTTAGCAACTCGGACACAACAGAAGGGTCTATACAGCAGTGA